One genomic region from Bos indicus isolate NIAB-ARS_2022 breed Sahiwal x Tharparkar chromosome 17, NIAB-ARS_B.indTharparkar_mat_pri_1.0, whole genome shotgun sequence encodes:
- the LOC139176811 gene encoding keratin-associated protein 10-12-like, with protein sequence MISLGWQGVCPRVFMSCAGSRHGVTRHMSLVSSSCLELRAPPRLRVGCPAPGLQARWAGWLVFDRLPPRVCSAEQKECRPQGSVTPAQSPGEQLEEADCQALDPSPAHTPPAPAACIPESPTPGSSGQCAPLYPSVSPCLGVPPCVWVFPLVSGRAPLCLGVPPCVRVCPACPGVSPCIRVFPLASGRAPLCLGVSPCVRVFPLVRACTLVSGRAPLCPGVPRLSRCFPLSGCAPLCPGVSPCPGVPSCVWVFPLVRACPLVSGCALLCLGVSPCPGVPPCVQACALASGRAPLCPGVPRLSRCFPLSGCAPLYPSVSPCPVCPLDLVPLCLFS encoded by the exons ATGATTAGTTTAGGCTGGCAGGGCGTGTGTCCCCGTGTGTTTATGTCGTGTGCTGGCAGCCGCCACGGAGTCACGCGTCACATGTCACTTGTGAGCAGCTCCTGCCTGGAGCTCCGAGCTCCGCCCCGCCTGAGGGTGGGATGCCCGGCGCCTGGGCTCCAGGCCAGATGGGCTGGCTGGCTGGTCTTTGATCGCCTTCCGCCAAGAGTGTGCAGTGCCGAACAGAAGGAGTGCCGACCCCAGGGCTCGGTCACCCCTGCCCAGAGCCCTGGGGAGCAGCTGGAAGAGGCTGACTGCCAGGCCCTGGATCCCTCCCCCGCGCAcacccccccagcccccgccgctTGCATACCTGAGTCCCCCACTCCTGGCTCCTCTGGCCAGTGCGCCCCCTTGTATCCGAGTGTTTCCCCTTGTCTGGGTGTGCCCCCTTGTGTCTGGGTGTTTCCCCTTGTGTCCGG GCGTGCACCCTTGTGTCTGGGCGTGCCCCCTTGTGTCCGGGTGTGCCCCGCTTGTCCAGGTGTTTCCCCTTGTATCCGAGTGTTTCCCCTTGCATCCGGGCGTGCCCCCTTGTGTCTGGGTGTTTCCCCTTGTGTCCGGGTGTTTCCCCTTGTCCGGGCGTGCACCCTTGTGTCTGGGCGTGCCCCCTTGTGTCCGGGTGTGCCCCGCTTGTCCAGGTGTTTCCCCTTGTCCGGGTGTGCCCCCTTGTGTCCAGGTGTTTCCCCTTGTCCGGGTGTGCCCTCTTGTGTCTGGGTGTTTCCCCTTGTCCGGGCGTGCCCCCTTGTGTCCGGGTGTGCCCTCTTGTGTCTGGGTGTTTCCCCTTGTCCGGGTGTGCCCCCTTGTGTCCAGGCATGCGCCCTTGCATCTGGGCGTGCCCCCTTGTGTCCAGGTGTGCCCCGCTTGTCCAGGTGTTTCCCCTTGTCCGGGTGTGCCCCCTTGTATCCGAGTGTTTCCCCTTGTCCGGTGTGCCCCCTTGACCTGGTGCCTCTTTGCCTTTTCAGCTGA